From Spartinivicinus ruber, the proteins below share one genomic window:
- the putP gene encoding sodium/proline symporter PutP: MTTENLTILATFIVYLAGMLWIGYWAYQRTANSTDYFLGGRSLGPWPAALSAGASDMSGWLLLGMPGFALGSGLESVWLAGGLLLGTWLNWLIVARRLRTYSIVANNSLTLPEFFANRFRDKTKLIQTVSAFFILLFFLFYTSSGLVAGGKLFEEVFGLNYQLAVVIGTVCIISYTLFGGFLAVSWTDLVQGLLMAAALVIVPLVVMQDAGGFNASIEAIREKNPELLTYFNNNKGEALSLIAIVNLAAWGLGYFGQPHILARFKAIRSNQELPTARRIAVSWTFLSLVGATLVGLAGINYLDATGVQLADSEKIFMHLVGAVFHPVVAGILLAAILAAIMSTADSQLLVSSSALAEDFYKTLFNKEATQKQVVTVGRVAVIVIAIIALTLAMDKNNSVLDLVSYAWAGFGAAFGPTLILALFWRRMNWQGALAGIVVGGVTVVVWKQLGGGIFELYEIVPGFILATIAVVVTSLLTKEPEEAVTKQFNDMEKQLYSSTDNVKGSLVID, encoded by the coding sequence ATGACAACAGAAAATCTTACGATTCTAGCAACTTTTATAGTGTATCTTGCGGGAATGCTTTGGATAGGCTACTGGGCTTATCAGCGCACTGCGAATTCAACTGATTACTTTCTTGGTGGGCGGTCCTTAGGACCCTGGCCTGCTGCATTAAGTGCCGGCGCATCAGATATGAGTGGCTGGTTATTACTAGGTATGCCAGGTTTTGCACTAGGCTCTGGCTTAGAGTCAGTCTGGTTAGCTGGCGGCTTACTACTTGGGACTTGGCTAAACTGGTTAATTGTGGCTAGGCGCTTAAGAACCTATAGTATCGTAGCCAATAACTCACTGACTTTACCTGAGTTCTTTGCCAACCGCTTCCGTGATAAAACTAAGCTAATTCAAACCGTTTCTGCTTTCTTTATTTTGCTATTTTTCTTGTTTTACACCAGTTCAGGTTTAGTGGCTGGTGGTAAATTATTTGAAGAAGTCTTTGGTTTGAATTATCAGCTAGCGGTAGTTATTGGTACAGTTTGTATTATTTCTTACACCCTGTTTGGTGGTTTCTTAGCAGTATCTTGGACAGACTTAGTACAAGGTTTGTTAATGGCAGCTGCTCTAGTAATTGTGCCATTGGTCGTTATGCAAGATGCTGGTGGTTTTAATGCTTCTATTGAGGCTATTAGAGAGAAAAATCCGGAGTTATTGACTTACTTTAACAATAATAAAGGGGAAGCATTAAGCTTAATTGCTATTGTTAATCTGGCTGCTTGGGGATTAGGTTATTTTGGTCAGCCACATATTTTGGCTCGGTTCAAAGCGATCCGCTCAAACCAGGAATTACCGACTGCTCGTCGAATTGCTGTCAGCTGGACATTCCTTTCTTTAGTTGGTGCAACGCTTGTTGGCTTGGCTGGAATTAACTATTTAGATGCTACTGGAGTTCAATTAGCTGATAGTGAAAAAATATTCATGCACCTGGTTGGAGCCGTATTCCATCCTGTTGTCGCTGGTATTTTATTAGCAGCGATTTTGGCTGCTATTATGAGTACGGCTGACTCACAGTTGTTAGTATCTTCTTCTGCCCTGGCTGAGGATTTTTACAAAACGTTATTTAATAAAGAAGCTACTCAAAAGCAAGTGGTTACTGTTGGTCGAGTAGCGGTTATTGTCATTGCCATTATTGCGTTGACATTAGCGATGGATAAAAACAACAGCGTACTTGATTTAGTATCTTATGCTTGGGCTGGATTTGGCGCTGCATTTGGACCAACTTTAATACTGGCTTTATTCTGGCGACGGATGAACTGGCAAGGTGCCTTGGCGGGTATTGTTGTTGGTGGTGTCACCGTTGTGGTTTGGAAGCAGTTAGGGGGTGGTATATTTGAGCTGTACGAAATTGTTCCAGGCTTTATCTTAGCTACTATTGCTGTTGTAGTGACTTCGTTGTTGACAAAAGAACCCGAAGAAGCCGTAACTAAACAATTTAATGATATGGAAAAGCAGCTATACAGTAGCACGGACAATGTGAAAGGCTCTTTAGTCATTGACTAA